The sequence TTTAATATAATTTAGAATGTCTTCGAGATTTTCCTTAGCTTGACGTGTATCTGAACTGACAAGCTTTTCTATATAATCCTCTAGGTAAATAGATTTACCCAGCTTTTTTGTCACTTCTTGAAACTTTACTGTAGGCTCAATAGGTTGATCTATAATCTTCTTTTTACTTTCTACCTTAATGTTTATTTTTTCATCTTCTCCATCACTCTTTAAGGTATATCCCTTTACTGACGTAAGTCTTGATAACTCTTTTCTAACATCATCACTAAGATCCTTACCTGATTTACCTAGAAACTGCTTGATTTCATCAAAAAATTTATTTTTAAACGCATCATTACCCTTTAACTCACCAGAATCAATTTGCATTGTTTGAATATTTCCATATATATCCTTAGCTTTATACTCCAATACGTTATTCTTCAGATATAAATGTAACTTCTTCGACTTAACATCCTTGTCTGACTTTGGTCTGCTTTTTACTAACTCATACTTATCTTTCAAAATTTTTATCACATCAATTTGAAGCTTACGTTCGTCTAATGGAGTGTAATCTCTACCCATCACATTCTTCCACTCACCTGTGGTGAATTCAAAATTCCTAGTGCGTGTTTGTGGGGAGTTAGAATGTTGAGCTTCTATATCTTCAGTGAAAATAAAAACATGTGTTTTGGATTCTGTTTCTGCTACAACTTTTAAAGTTCTTGCTCCTTCAAAATGAAAATGTAACTTTTTTATACCTAGCTTATCGTTAAGCTTAGTATCTAACACACTGGAAAACCAACCTAGAAATCGATGAGGAAAAAAACCAGCCTTTTCACTAGAGTGCAAATAAGATTGTATTTGATCAACCAATGATTGAAATCTTGCTTCAAAGGACTTATCCAGTAGATCTGCAGAGGTTGAAGGGTCTACTTTCCCAAAAAGTAACTCTATTAGTTCAAAATCTTGTGATTTCTCTTGTTGTTGATTGTTATCAACCATAACTACCTCCTGATTTTAACCTTATTTTAACCTTTTACAATCTTTACTCTCACTAAAATTCTTTGTATGCTTTCGTTTAAGTCTAAGTAACTGAATTTTCAAAAAGAGAAACTCTACACTTTGCTTCTAATATCAGTAACTTCCTGTTTTACAGATTCTACATCTAATGATGCACTTGGTAACTGACTATCACCTGCTCCGCTATCTAATTGCCTGTTTCTAATTCTAGTGAATATCTCATGTATTGATTTATCTTCTTCCATAATAGATTGCATTTGCTCTTGATTAAGAGATTTTATAATTTCCGGCAATACCTTAATATCCGCATTCTTTTTGATCAGACAAGCAATTCTATTCCTAGATGCATATCCTATACCCAACTTATCTAAAAAGTGTTGCTTATGAGTTTCAAAGCCAGAACGATTCCACATGGAGGTGAGCATGTCACTACCAGATTTAATAAAACTATCATCTGGTACAGAAACAAGTGAGTCCAATGCTCCAAACATTGATGTACTATAACCTTCAAGAGATAAATCTTCTGACTTTAAATGTTCAAATAGCTTTTTGGCACTTTCAAAGAAATAACCTGCTGTTAGCGTGCTTAACGTATAATGATACTTATTTTGCTTAAAATCCCTTTTCAATAACTCATGATACTTATCTTCATGAAGGTTACGTAGACAAAAATCAACCATTCCAACATCGTCAGCAGAAAAACGTCCTTTATTATATGCCACTTCCATCAACAAATCTTCTTTCCTTTTCGAAGACACAGAATCAATTGATTGTAACTTATCCCAGAAGAATTCCAAAGCTTCAACATACTTTTCTAGCATCGCAGATTTAAAAGCATAAACGTATGGATGCTCATTATTTAACTTCAACTGATGTTCCTGGTTATTTATAGCATGTGACCAGTAGATCATTAAAGCCCCGTTATTACATCCCTTAACTAAACTCTCTACTGTCTTATTACCTAACGTTAATTTAAATTCTTCAAAAATAGCTCTTATCTCGTCTTCAAAACAACACCAGCATGCAATCCTGTAGCGATCAAAGGGTCTAATAAGACTTCTTTGCCCATCTAAAGTTTTCAAGGCTAACAATTTTTCCCCGAAAGTATACCTATTGAGTCTAATTTGTCCTGAAGCATCTTCTATCTTCCAACAAGTTTCATCTTCTAAAACTTTCTTAAAAAGGGATGGTATTATTGTGCTATCCCATTTATTCAGCAATGTCTGATATGCAATACACCATCTTTTAATCTCTAACTCTTTAAGCCCTTTATGAGGATCATCCTCTTTAATGGAAGTTAGTAATACCTTTTGTACATTTTCGTAACCCATACTTACCCCCCCTAACAAGATTTAATATATTTTAGACATGTTGCTCTACCTTTAAAACTTTGTCAATTACCATTATGTATAGAAAAATTTTCTAACCCAAAGTAGTTTTAGGCAAAAGACCCTTAATAGACTCAATACATGACATTTTATTTATTTTGAATTTTGTTTCATCATGAGCTTGTCTTCATTATTCTTCCGCAAGTAAATCAATATTAATTTAGCAAAACATATTATTAAGATCTCAGGTAAGATAACCGTTTTCAGCACTCAAAACCAAGGGCGGTGAGAGCTTTTTGTTTTGGGATGTGTTGGTCTACCATGTGTACCGTACGAACTTTATTTATATGGTAATTTCACTGTAAGCTAAAACCAGCTATATTGGATCACTTTCGCTAAATCTACGTACGAACTGGTTTGCCTAATTTTGTTGTAACAATCTCAAGCTTTTATTTTTACAACCCTATTTTTACGCAACGCGTTCTCGTAAATATACGTACTATTTTTGTGTTTTTGGGGAAAGTAAATAATTAAATCCTTTACGACGCTAATTCGCAGTATGTTTCTAATGCTATTTTCACTGCTTCAAATATAATTGACATTATATTTAAAACATATTAGACTTAGTTATATAATAATAGAATTTATATATATGATATCTGTAGAAATTAATAATTTAAATCAAGGATGGCGTTGGCGTAAATAATTTTACATCAATTTTAGGCTTTGTTTGAATTGTAGTTTTTATAGGGTATCACGATGTTGTTTTCCGTCATTTTTAAAGCTTTCTATTATAAGAAGTATCTTTTAGCGTTTCTATCTGTCCTGTTTTTTACTGTTGCAGTTTATGCTAATCATAAAAATATTGGTATTATTGTACCTCTTGAACATGAAGCAATGACTCAGATTGTTAATGGAATTAAAGAATCGTTGCAAGACCAGAGTGTTAAAATTACAGTTAAAAATGCTCATGGGGATCCTAATGTTTTACTCACAATAATTAAGCAAATGCAGCAGCAAGACATACTCATGCCTATTGGTTCTTCTACCTCTCTAATGACTATTTCTCATATAAAAAATAAACCTATCGTTTGTGTAGCTGCAGCAATAAATAACAAAAATCATCCCTTGGTGACCGGGGTTAATGATGAAATATCGATAATAAAGTTAGTTGATAAACTACCATCGTTGTATGATATAACATTATTATATAGTAGTAGTGAAAAAGTAGCACCTGCAGTAAAAGAATTAAAATTATATGCAGAAAAAAATAATATTGTTCTCCATAAAATGATGATAAATAACTTGACTGATCTCCCGCTAGCGGTAAAAAATAGCCCTAAAAATACGCAAGCTTTTCTAATCTTAAAGGATCATTTACTAGCAAGTGGCATAAATATCTTAAAACAAGAAGCGGATAATAGATCAATTCCTATAATTGCTTCAGATGAAGGGTCAGTAATTGACGGTGCAACTATAGCAATAGGGGTACGAGAAAAGGAAATTGGAGTTAATAGTGGATTAATTGCCAAAGATGTTTTAAACGGCATTCTCCCTAAAAATATTCCTTTTAAGCTTATGGATAGTTTAATGCTCTTTATTAATTCTAAATCATTTTCTAGACAAAAGATTCTAACTAAACTTGAAATATCTTCTTTACCATTTCAGCGTATAGAAATTGAGTAACAAATAATGGACATACTATTTATAGCGTTAGAACAGTCCTTTTTAATACTACCTCTTATTTTGGGGATGTATATAAGTTATGAAATTATGAAAATTACAGATTTAACTGTTGATGGTACTTATGTTTTAGGGGCCGGTATATTTGCCCGTACCATTGATTTTGGGCTATTTCCAGCATTAATATTTAGTATGCTTGCAGGTATGATAGTTGGAAGCATAGTTAGTTTTATGCAAAAAAATGACCGTATTGATAGTTTAATAGCCGGAATACTTGCAAGCTTTATGCTATATTCGGTTAATCTGCGAATACTTAGACGCCATAATATATCAATATTAGGAACGCCAACGATCTTATCATTATTTAATTTAGAAAATTGGTTGATTCCACTAACTATAATCAATTGTATTATCATTATATCACTAGTATTTTTACTAAATGGAAGGTTAGGATTATTACTTCGAGCATTTGGCTATAATAAAAATTTATTGGGTATTTTAGGGAAAAGACCGGAAGTTTATCGAACTATAGGTCTTGCATTAAGTAATGGATTCGCGGCTCTAACAGGTGCGCTTGCTGCTCAAGTAAATGGATTTGCGGATATTAATATGGGAATAGGACTTGCGCTTACTAGTGTTGGAGCTATTGTCATCGGATTACATATTTTTAGAGGTAATCCTCAGTATTTTCATATTTTTATGCAAGTAATTGCATGTTTTGTCGGAATATTTTTTTACTTTGTAAGCCTTAGCAGCATATTGCATATAGGAATTGATCCTGTAAATTTGAAGCTTGTTTTAGGGGTAATATTATTTATATCCTTGCAACGCAATAGGAATTATGGATAAAGAAAAAATATGGAATCTTATTTATATGCTAAAGAAATTGAGTTTAAAGTAACGAACCGTGATAAACCAATAATTTATGATACTACCCTTAATATTGACAAAGGTGAATTTGTAGTGTTACTTGGGGCCAATGGAAGCGGTAAATCTACCTTAGCTAAAATACTAGCCGGCTATCTTGCACCAACGAAAGGAGAAGTATTTTTAAATCAATTACCTATTGATAAAATCTTACCTATCCAAAAGGCTTTTATGGTTGTTACTTTAACCCAAAAAGCTGAAGATAGATTATTTACTGAATTAACTCTGGAAGAAAATATTCTTCTATGGGAAAGTAGGTTCCCAAAGAATGAGCGTTTTACAAGTAAAGAAGTAATTTCTAAAACCTATGCCCCTAAAAAATTTTTATCTCTTTTAAATCAACCGATAAATAATTTTTCTGGAGGAGAGAAACAAGCTATTTTATTAGCCCTTGCAATTAGTCATCCACCTCAAATTTTATTTCTGGATGAACATACAGCAAGTTTAGATCCGAAAGCTTCTAAAGAAATTATTGCGATAACAGCTAAAGTAATAGAAGAACATAACATCACTTCAGTAATGATAACTCATAATTTAGAGGATGCTGTAAATTATGGCAAAAGGATTATAGTATTGGATAATGGGCGAATAGTAATAGATAAAGTAAAATCTTTTAATTTTTACTTAAAAGAGTTAAAAGAAATTTTGAACTCTCTATAACAAAATTGATTTATTAGTAAGTATGGTTGTAGCTTTACTTTTGGAATATTCAAAAAAGCATACGCGTCAAGTTAAGGAAAAGTAGCTGATAAAAAGGGGCAAATGCTTTGAAGTAGAGTATCATCTCTTTGCATTTGATGGCGGTAAATAGGCACAATGTTGTTACTGGCAGGTGTAGCTAATTAAAAGTAGAAGCATCAATGTCAGTGAAGTTTAAAAAATACAAAAGTTAGAAAAATTATGCTTGCATTGGTTTTCTATCTACTATACATAATATTTCTATAAGCTGGGGAAAGCGTATTAAGTGAAGGTATTTTAAAACTTGAGCATGGTTATGGTAAGGCAAAAGTAAACAATCAAAAAAGCCAGAGAAGAGTAATAGTTTTAATGCGGTGGGCTAAGAATGGGGCTTTGTTATGGTGTTTGTCTATATAATATTTGGTGTACTTTTTATTGTTATCTTCTCTAATTTGTTAGACTCTTAATAAATGGAGTAGAATGTTAAAGGCTCCATAAGCTCAAATTAAGAAAAAATGACAGTGGGGCTAAGGTAAGTGATATTAGGTTAATAATTTAAGAGATTTTTTAGAGAAGTTATCTTGGCACTTATGGTTTTTGAGTATACGCTGGATTTAAAGAAGACTGAATATCTTCCACTTTCTCGAGCTGGGTATTGGGCTTTATAGCATTATACAGGGCAAAACCCATACAAACCAACCCAATAATCCCGCCAACTACCGCTATAACGTGTACTTTGGAATATTCAATCAGTAGATAAGATGCAACACAACTTACCAATAATACCGCACCAACAACACCAGCCAGGATTGCTTGTCTTTGCTGCGTTGTTTTTGTTAATGATTTCTCTTCCACAGCATCACATGGCTTTATTTCATTTGAAGGAAAGTCATTGGGTACATTGGACGTCTCTATTGGAGCATCTTGAGTCTTTTCGCTGGTTTCACATGTAGGCTGAGATATATTAATATTATCACTATTTTTATTGATATTTTTACATAGCTGAGTGTCAATTTCTGCAGCTTTATCAGCATTAGCGATCTCTTTTACCTCAACTTCTTCTGGAATATTAGAGTTCCTTGA is a genomic window of Wolbachia endosymbiont (group B) of Germaria angustata containing:
- a CDS encoding ABC transporter substrate binding protein; protein product: MLFSVIFKAFYYKKYLLAFLSVLFFTVAVYANHKNIGIIVPLEHEAMTQIVNGIKESLQDQSVKITVKNAHGDPNVLLTIIKQMQQQDILMPIGSSTSLMTISHIKNKPIVCVAAAINNKNHPLVTGVNDEISIIKLVDKLPSLYDITLLYSSSEKVAPAVKELKLYAEKNNIVLHKMMINNLTDLPLAVKNSPKNTQAFLILKDHLLASGINILKQEADNRSIPIIASDEGSVIDGATIAIGVREKEIGVNSGLIAKDVLNGILPKNIPFKLMDSLMLFINSKSFSRQKILTKLEISSLPFQRIEIE
- a CDS encoding ABC transporter permease; translation: MDILFIALEQSFLILPLILGMYISYEIMKITDLTVDGTYVLGAGIFARTIDFGLFPALIFSMLAGMIVGSIVSFMQKNDRIDSLIAGILASFMLYSVNLRILRRHNISILGTPTILSLFNLENWLIPLTIINCIIIISLVFLLNGRLGLLLRAFGYNKNLLGILGKRPEVYRTIGLALSNGFAALTGALAAQVNGFADINMGIGLALTSVGAIVIGLHIFRGNPQYFHIFMQVIACFVGIFFYFVSLSSILHIGIDPVNLKLVLGVILFISLQRNRNYG
- a CDS encoding ATP-binding cassette domain-containing protein, which translates into the protein MESYLYAKEIEFKVTNRDKPIIYDTTLNIDKGEFVVLLGANGSGKSTLAKILAGYLAPTKGEVFLNQLPIDKILPIQKAFMVVTLTQKAEDRLFTELTLEENILLWESRFPKNERFTSKEVISKTYAPKKFLSLLNQPINNFSGGEKQAILLALAISHPPQILFLDEHTASLDPKASKEIIAITAKVIEEHNITSVMITHNLEDAVNYGKRIIVLDNGRIVIDKVKSFNFYLKELKEILNSL